A single genomic interval of Megalobrama amblycephala isolate DHTTF-2021 linkage group LG17, ASM1881202v1, whole genome shotgun sequence harbors:
- the zgc:136870 gene encoding GTPase IMAP family member 4: protein MDNGNVKDNGPGHAAPPLRLLILGQKRTGRSSVGNTLLGEDAFDTWGGAASAAAHGESEGRQLMVVDACGWGTSELVPKQEKLELFNALSLCEPGPHVLLLVIPLLHFSHSEKAVIQKRMEILTEGVWRHTMVVFTLGDRLRNCSMQDYIQTSGKDLQWLMERCRYRYHVLNNKTPQDRRQVSGLLDRAEDILMENGGWHFSLHMYCRLEEEWSRREREMKERMLEMQDRVGKNGRGLAGVSNHSRQGGLNVNDNLLKLVYHG from the exons AAGATAATG GCCCCGGTCATGCCGCCCCTCCTCTGAGGCTGCTAATCCTGGGTCAGAAGCGGACAGGAAGGAGTTCAGTGGGCAACACGCTCCTGGGTGAGGATGCGTTCGACACATGGGGCGGAGCGGCCAGCGCCGCGGCACACGGAGAGTCAGAAGGCCGACAGCTGATGGTCGTGGATGCCTGCGGATGGGGCACAAGCGAGCTCGTCCCTAAACAGGAGAAACTGGAGCTATTTAACGCCCTCTCGCTGTGTGAGCCGGGACCCCACGTCCTGCTCCTGGTCATTCCCTTACTGCACTTCAGCCACTCCGAGAAAGCAGTCATACAGAAACGCATGGAGATCCTCACAGAGGGCGTGTGGCGCCACACCATGGTCGTGTTCACGCTGGGCGACCGTCTGCGTAACTGCAGCATGCAGGACTACATCCAGACGTCCGGGAAGGATCTCCAGTGGCTGATGGAGAGGTGCAGATACAGGTACCACGTTCTTAACAACAAGACGCCGCAGGACAGACGGCAGGTCTCAGGTCTGCTGGACCGCGCGGAGGACATACTGATGGAGAACGGGGGATGGCACTTCTCCCTACACATGTACTGCCGGCTGGAGGAGGAATGGAGCCGGAGGGAGAGGGAAATGAAAGAGAGGATGCTGGAGATGCAAGATAGAGTGGGGAAAAACGGTCGAGGACTGGCTGGAGTTTCAAATCACAGTCGACAAGGTGGTCTGAACGTGAACGATAATCTACTGAAACTGGTTTATCACGGCTAA